A DNA window from Syntrophaceae bacterium contains the following coding sequences:
- a CDS encoding iron-containing alcohol dehydrogenase has translation MIRPFTYTGAKKIVFGTGSFRSLADHIRELGGARPLIVLDHALAEAGFRKTVKDLLDKSGLRYSLFDGVEPEPALERADEGAKAALKGKCDLVVGIGGGSSMDVAKAVAALAGNKGKAVDYLGLNKVPGPGLPTIMVPTTAGTGSEVTFTAVFVRKNLKKKEGMNSPYLYPEVALLDPELTLSLPAQATASTGIDALCHAIESYTSINASPMSETISLEAVGLIAENLRTCVHNGSDLEARERMLLGSLYAGLGLANAGVTAVHSLSYPLGGAWGIPHGMANTLMLPAVMAYNLPGAIEKFAVLAEVMGQEVEGVSMRDAATLALDAVELLIEDCGLAMTLEEFGIAEKDLPALADVALTVARPLANNPRKVTREDAIDIYRDAL, from the coding sequence ATGATCCGACCGTTCACCTATACGGGGGCAAAAAAAATCGTTTTCGGCACGGGCTCCTTCCGCAGCCTGGCCGACCACATCCGGGAACTGGGGGGGGCACGCCCCCTGATCGTTCTCGATCACGCCCTGGCCGAGGCAGGCTTCCGGAAAACCGTGAAGGACCTGCTCGACAAGAGCGGCCTGCGCTATTCGCTGTTTGACGGCGTGGAGCCGGAACCGGCCCTGGAGAGGGCCGACGAGGGCGCCAAGGCCGCCCTGAAGGGCAAGTGCGATCTCGTCGTGGGGATCGGCGGCGGCAGCTCCATGGACGTGGCCAAGGCCGTGGCCGCCCTGGCCGGCAACAAGGGCAAGGCCGTCGATTACCTGGGACTGAACAAGGTCCCCGGTCCGGGCCTCCCGACCATCATGGTCCCCACTACCGCCGGCACCGGCAGCGAGGTCACCTTCACGGCCGTCTTCGTCCGAAAGAACCTGAAGAAGAAAGAGGGCATGAACAGCCCCTACCTGTACCCCGAAGTCGCCCTCCTGGACCCGGAACTGACCCTGAGCCTCCCCGCGCAGGCCACCGCCTCCACGGGAATCGACGCCCTCTGCCACGCCATCGAGTCGTACACCTCCATCAACGCATCACCCATGAGCGAAACGATTTCCCTGGAGGCCGTTGGCCTCATCGCCGAGAACCTGCGGACCTGCGTTCACAACGGAAGCGACCTGGAGGCCCGGGAACGCATGCTCCTGGGAAGCCTTTACGCGGGCCTTGGCCTGGCGAATGCGGGCGTCACGGCGGTCCACTCCCTCTCGTACCCCCTCGGCGGCGCCTGGGGCATCCCCCACGGGATGGCCAACACCCTGATGCTTCCCGCGGTGATGGCCTACAACCTTCCCGGCGCCATCGAGAAGTTCGCCGTCCTCGCCGAGGTCATGGGGCAGGAGGTGGAAGGCGTCTCGATGCGGGACGCCGCCACGCTCGCCCTGGACGCGGTAGAGCTCCTCATCGAGGACTGCGGCCTGGCAATGACCCTGGAGGAATTCGGCATCGCCGAGAAGGATCTGCCGGCCCTGGCGGACGTCGCCCTCACCGTGGCGCGCCCGCTGGCCAACAACCCCCGGAAAGTCACCCGGGAGGACGCCATCGACATTTACCGGGATGCTCTCTGA
- a CDS encoding class I SAM-dependent RNA methyltransferase: MNPWKTSRRIVLTCARGMVPFLLTEVAGLGFPVRTETETAVETEGSLTDSLRLNLRLRTAHRVLYHLATLEADGPGSLYGGITDLPWEEYIREDGYLTVTCTVNHPTINDSRFVNMKAKDAIVDRMTARRGRRPDSGPERTGAVVHVHWQGNRAEIFLHTSGEPLSRRGYRRIPMAAPMQETLAAGVLMAAGWKGEGNLVNPMCGSGTLAVEGALMALNRAPGLHREHFGFMSVRGFPEKEWDVLLRQARKEGRRSIPGRIVATDIEREAVAAARKNARRAGVEEHISFSAGDFMRTEVPPGDGLVIFNPPYGERLGDQAVLGELYGRLGDFLKKSCQGYTGAVFTGNLALAKRIGLRTSRRIPFYNGDIECRLLLYDLYGGSRKGDRGV; encoded by the coding sequence ATGAATCCCTGGAAAACGTCGCGCCGCATCGTCCTCACCTGCGCCCGGGGCATGGTTCCCTTCCTTCTCACGGAAGTGGCCGGGCTGGGATTCCCCGTCCGCACCGAGACGGAGACGGCCGTGGAAACAGAGGGGTCTCTCACGGATTCCCTGCGCCTGAACCTCCGCCTCCGGACGGCCCACCGGGTCCTCTACCACCTTGCGACCCTGGAGGCCGACGGTCCCGGGAGCCTCTACGGGGGGATCACCGACCTCCCGTGGGAAGAATACATCCGCGAGGACGGCTACCTGACGGTGACCTGCACGGTGAATCACCCCACCATCAACGACTCCCGCTTCGTGAACATGAAGGCGAAGGACGCCATCGTGGACCGCATGACGGCCCGCCGCGGCCGCCGTCCGGATTCCGGGCCGGAGCGGACCGGGGCGGTCGTTCACGTTCACTGGCAGGGAAACCGCGCGGAGATCTTTCTCCACACCTCCGGAGAGCCGCTGTCCCGCCGGGGGTACCGCCGGATCCCCATGGCGGCACCCATGCAGGAGACCCTTGCGGCAGGAGTCCTGATGGCGGCCGGCTGGAAGGGGGAAGGGAACCTCGTCAACCCCATGTGCGGGAGCGGCACGCTGGCCGTCGAGGGAGCCCTGATGGCCCTGAACCGGGCCCCGGGACTGCATCGTGAGCATTTCGGGTTCATGTCCGTCCGGGGTTTCCCGGAAAAGGAATGGGACGTCCTCCTCCGCCAGGCCCGGAAAGAAGGCCGGAGAAGTATTCCCGGCCGCATCGTCGCCACCGACATCGAGCGGGAGGCCGTGGCGGCGGCCCGGAAGAATGCCCGGCGGGCCGGGGTGGAGGAGCACATCTCCTTCTCCGCCGGCGACTTCATGAGAACGGAGGTCCCCCCCGGGGACGGACTCGTGATTTTCAACCCCCCCTACGGAGAGCGCCTGGGGGACCAGGCTGTTCTCGGGGAGCTGTACGGACGCCTCGGCGACTTCCTGAAGAAATCCTGCCAGGGATACACCGGCGCCGTTTTCACCGGCAACCTGGCCCTGGCCAAGCGGATCGGCCTCCGCACCAGCCGGAGAATCCCCTTCTACAACGGGGATATCGAGTGCCGCCTCCTCCTCTACGACCTCTATGGCGGCAGCCGCAAGGGAGACCGCGGGGTTTGA